TGATGATGAAAAAGATGAGCTTACTCATTTCGATAACAGGGCAATTGCAAATGAAGCACATGGTGCCGGACCTAAAACAGCTCAAAAATTATTTGAACTTAATTCTAAAATATTAATTACAGGAAACGGCCCTGGAGGAAATGCTGCAACAGTTCTTGAAAAAGCCGGCATTGAAATTTATATCGGAGCCGGACAAATGACTGTTAAAGAAGCATATAACGCATTTACAAAGAACGAGTTAAAAAAATTGT
This genomic window from Bacteroidales bacterium contains:
- a CDS encoding NifB/NifX family molybdenum-iron cluster-binding protein, giving the protein MKIAFTTKGTEWDSNMDPRFGRTEFFIVYDDEKDELTHFDNRAIANEAHGAGPKTAQKLFELNSKILITGNGPGGNAATVLEKAGIEIYIGAGQMTVKEAYNAFTKNELKKL